Part of the Paracoccus sp. S3-43 genome, CTGATCGGCCAGCACGATCACGTCGGGCGCGCTGTCCAGAACGTCGCCCAGCCCGCCCTCGACGAGATCGGTCGTCGGGGCAAGCGCCTGGCGCAGATAATGCAGCTGGGACAGAAGCGCCTGCCCCTCGGCCTGGCGGTCGGCGTCGCCCACCAGCCCGACCTTGCGGCGCTTCACGCGATCGTCGGCCAGGACCACCGCACCGGCATGGGCCTCGCCCTCGACCTGGAAGCGGGTGATGCGGTTGCGCAACTCGGGCGGCAGGTCGATGGCGACGGGCCGGGAGGCGATCCCGGCGGCGGTCGCGGCATCGCCGGGGGTCAGCCGGGCCAGCTCGCGTTCGACGCCCTGCGGATCGGGACCGATGGCGAGAATCGCGGGCGCGCCGTCATCCGTCGCCGCCAGCGTCAGCGAGGGCGTGTCGCCCGCGTGCAGCGACAGCGCGCGCACCGCGCGGGCGGGGGGCACCACCGTCACCGGCCCGCGATCCGTCAGCGCCGACAGCCAGGCGGCGCGGTCGGGATGATCCAGCCCGTCGCTGATCCACAGCGTCTCCAGCCGGCCATCGGGGGCATCGGCCAGGATCGCCGCCGGATCCTGTGGCAGGGTTGTTTCCCAGGGCGCGGGCTGGGCGGCGCGCAGCCCCGCCAGAAGGCGGTCGGCGGGGGCGAAGGGCACGAGGCCCGCCGCGCGGCCATCGGCCAGCAGCAGCGCGGCGGGGCGGCCCTCGGCGGCGGCGTCAGACAGCGCCGATTCGGCGCGGGTCAGCCGGGCGGGCCAGTCGGGGGCGGCCGACCAGCCCGCGTCCAGGATCACCAGCAGCGGACCGTCCTGCCCCGAGGCGACCACCGGCTTCCAGCTTGGACCGGCGAAGGCCAGGATCATCGCGGCCACGGCGGCCAGGCGCAGCAGCAGCAGCCACCAGGGCGTGCGCCGGGCGATGGGCACCCGGTCGACCAGCCCGCGCAGCAGCGCGACGCCGGGAAAGGCCACCTGCCGGGGCGCGGGCGGCATGGCCCGCAGGATCACCCACAGCACCGGCAGCGCGAGCAGCGCCGTCAGCACCCAAGGCGCCGCGAAACCTATGGGACCAAGCATCAGCATCAGCCCGCAAGCACCTGATAAAGCCAGCTTAACGCCAGGGCGGGCGATTGGTCCGTGAGATGGTGGCCGAACTGCCAGCCGGCGCCCAAGGCCCGGTGGCGCAGCCAGTCGCGGCGTTCGGCCAGCCGCGCCAGATAGGCGTCCCGCAGCCCGCCCGCGTCGCGGCTGTCATGGCGCATGGCCCCCGACAGCGACCGGAACAGCACCGCGCCGGTCCAGGGAAACGCTTCCTCGTCCGGGTCCAGCACCTGCATCAGCACGCCCGTCACGCCGATGCCGGTCGCGCGGGCCAGCAGCGCCTCGACCCAGGCCGGGTCGTCCAGGAAATCCGACAGGATCACCAGCCGCTGGTTGGGGCGCAGCATCTCGGGCGTCGGCGCATCGCCGTCGCCGTCCTTCGGCGGGGCGAGGGCGATCTGTTCGGCCAGCCGGTCGGCCTGCACCCGGCCCGCGCGGGCGGGCTGGCCCAGCAGGCCCACCTTTTCGCCCCCGCGCAGCAGCACCATCGCCAGGGCCAGCGCCAGCAGATGCGCGCGATCGGCCTTGGACGGGCGGTCGGGGCCGCCCGAATATCCCATCCCCCGCCCGGCCGAGATCCACAGCCCCACCGCCTGCGCGGTCTGCGCCTCG contains:
- a CDS encoding DUF58 domain-containing protein, translated to MNRSATDLDAHRRAAGLRSGAQAASGHLPALILSAERLAAMIAPGAHGLRRSGPGEDFWQYRPASQGDSARAIDWRRSARSDAQFVRDREAQTAQAVGLWISAGRGMGYSGGPDRPSKADRAHLLALALAMVLLRGGEKVGLLGQPARAGRVQADRLAEQIALAPPKDGDGDAPTPEMLRPNQRLVILSDFLDDPAWVEALLARATGIGVTGVLMQVLDPDEEAFPWTGAVLFRSLSGAMRHDSRDAGGLRDAYLARLAERRDWLRHRALGAGWQFGHHLTDQSPALALSWLYQVLAG